The DNA segment GCAATTATAATGGAGTATCTCGGTAGAAGGCTCAACAAACTAAAGGAGGTGAAAGAGTTCAAGTTCCATCCCAAGTGTGCAAAGTTAGGGATTACCCACCTAAGCTACGCAGGTGATCACTTGATATTTGCTAGGGGTGATCTCAACTCTATCTCTCATATTCAAGAATGCTTCAACCACTTCTCTCAAGTATCTGGCTTACAGACAAATTTGAAGAAGAGTTCAATGTATTTTGGAGGAGTTCAAAAGAGTACCAGGGTAGAGATTATTCAAAAGTTGGGCTACACAATTGGAGAGTTACCATTTAAATATCTTGGTATTCCTCTTGCTACCAAGAATCTGTCCCTGATACAATGGTATCCTCTAATAGAAAAGATAGTTGCAAGGATTTTCTCATGGACCGCCAAAAAGCTCTCATATGCTGGAAGAGTGCAGCTGTTCCAAACAGTCCTATTTGGTATTCAATCCTATTGGTCACAGCTGTTCAACTTACTAGTAAAAGTTATGAAGATGATAAGGCCTACTGTAGAAGTTATATTTAGTCTGGAATCAATACCATTACAAAAAGTCCCTGGTGGCTTGGAGTAGGATGTATACACCTAAGTCAAGTGGGGGCTTGGGTTTGATTAACATACAATTATGGAACATGGCAGCTATAGCAAAACTGTGTTGGGATAGCAAGCAAACAAGACAGAGTGTGGATAATGTGGATTCATGCATACTACATCAAAGATAAGAGGCTAGAAGACATGGCAATCCCACAACATGCAAGCTGGATGGTCAGACAGATACTAAGTGCCAGAACAATTCTACAACAAATTCAACATAAGCAGAAGGTCAAAAAGAGCATGGTTAGCCAGTTTTACATTCAGCTGTTGGGAAATAGTCCTAGAGGCAACTGAAAGTGTATGATGTTCCAAAACAAAACTAGACCAAAAGCCATATTCACAATGTGGCTGCAGTTGCAGGGTAAGCTTCTAACTGCAGAAAGATTGATTAAATGAGGAGTAATTGTGGATTCAAAATGTTCTCTATGTCAGTTGCATGATGAAACTAGAGACCATCTGTTTGTGAACTGCTCCTTTACTAAGGCAGTGTGGCAGAAGATATTACACTGGATGCAAAGGCAAGATGTAGTTCGAGACAACTGGGTGCAACATCAACAATGGATGATACAGAGAGCTAAATGCGGGTCTTATGGAGCTCAATTGTATCGAATGGTGTATGCAGAGGTTACACATAGTGTTTGGATTGAAAGGAACATGAGAATATTTCAGCAGGGAAGTTGAAGTGTTGATTGCATAGCTAGAGAAATAGCCTACATATGTAATGTGAGAGCTACCAAAGGCATTAGTAGTTTAGTCCAGCATTTTATGTTTCATTAGACATAGTATGTAGGTTTGAGATTGTTTTTTGATAGATATAGCAGGCTATGAATTGTAAAGATTATTGGTGATTAATAAAATGTTAATTACCtaaaaaaaaatgagaagaaaCGATGGTGGTTTTTTTTAAGTGATTGATATAAGGTAAAagtttaattgattttaaagtcctGAATATTAGTATTTTCTACCCAGtttaaataaggaaggatttaatACATAAAATATAATAGTTAATTTGTAAGTCCTAAATTTTAGCAAAATgagttaaatgactattttgtctagtgtaaAATTAAttcttaaagggtaaaaaaggcgaacgacatttcgctaaggggcttcgtgcttttaatatattaattaataattaataataataataataattaatatagtatatagatatatatagatagattatTCATGCACAACTGGAAAGATTGCACTAATTAGCATGAATAAGCACAAGCCTCTACGGTTTCTCTGTGTACACTTCTATTTCTAAACGGCATGTCATCTATGCGCAGATGTGTGTTGCATGATACTGTATGACATGTACGTTGGTGCAGAAAGATTCACTGGTGTATCAATGGCAGAAACAAGTGGTGCGGTTACAGGTTGTCCAATGGTGGTCGTTCCATATATGCCAACTGCAAGGGGAGCAACTGGTGCTTCTATGGATCGTTTGTTTGATTTGCCAGAAGAACCTTGAGGTGCTGAAACATCTCCATTATTAACACTGGTGATGTCATGTATACTTGACCGTCTTCTATCCTTGTTCGTAGGGTTCAAACGTATGAAATATTTTTTCGCATGACTAATGGCGGAGCCAGAATCTATACAAAGGGGTgtcaaaatctaaagaagaagccaaaaAATAGAAACTATGCTGCAATAGGGAATGGAACTTACGACCTTCAATCACTTTTGACACCCCTTGACCATTGCTCTAAGAGATTGTCCTGTGTCAAGGGTCGTCAACCCATTGTatatattcaatttttttttaaaaataccgATCTACACAGTGTTATTTTCCGGCGAAGGGGTGTCAGGGTAGCTCCGCCCCTGCGCATGACTGGCCACTTGTGTAGGAGTTCTTGTCATAACAAAGTTCCGAGAAATACTTCTCCAATCACCTTTTCCATATTTTTCCAAACCAAGAAGGAACAATCTGCGTACCAACATAgataaagaaaatgaagaaaaagtcTGTCAATACTAAATTGAAAGGATGTAAACTGTGTCTGAAATGTAGAATATGCATCATCAATTATTTTCTCCATACTTATATATCACTGCAACCTTGGTTG comes from the Nicotiana sylvestris chromosome 4, ASM39365v2, whole genome shotgun sequence genome and includes:
- the LOC138888983 gene encoding transcription factor SRM1-like, which gives rise to MSKHLEYIIKSRVPSLQSLINQIMIELEIELSPHRNHIITAPGIKSKTLTLRFYSELFLLGLEKYGKGDWRSISRNFVMTRTPTQVASHAQGHAKKYFIRLNPTNKDRRRSSIHDITSVNNGDVSAPQGSSGKSNKRSIEAPVAPLAVGIYGTTTIGQPVTAPLVSAIDTPVNLSAPTYMSYSIMQHTSAHR